The following proteins are co-located in the Camelina sativa cultivar DH55 chromosome 12, Cs, whole genome shotgun sequence genome:
- the LOC104733750 gene encoding serine/threonine-protein kinase At3g07070 gives MSCFLSPSMNNKSREDEGSSMAVPYDRRQIATREAVTMNKESPNNIEAESFTFRELATATNSFRQEFLIGEGGFGRVYKGKLEKTGQVVAVKQLDRNGLQGNREFLVEIFRLSLLHHPNLANLIGYCLDGDQRLLVYEFMPLCSLEDHLLDVGAEQQPLDWNSRIRIALGAAKGLAYLHEKANPPVIYRDFKSSNILLNEDFDAKLSDFGLAKLGSVGDTQNVSSRVIGSYGYCAPEYQKTGQLTVKSDVYSFGVVLLELITGKRVIDTTRTSHEQNLVTWAQPIFREPNRFPELADPLLQGEFPEKSLNQFVAVAAMCLHEEPIVRPLISDVVTALSSMSATTGSPPRTTGSNVLKTVEDQGVF, from the exons atGAGTTGTTTCTTGAGTCCATCGATGAACAACAAAAGTAGAGAGGATGAAGGCTCATCGATGGCTGTTCCGTATGATCGGAGGCAGATAGCAACACGGGAAGCGGTGACGATGAACAAAGAATCACCAAACAATATCGAGGCAGAGAGTTTCACATTTCGTGAGTTAGCAACCGCGACAAACAGCTTCAGGCAAGAGTTCTTGATCGGAGAAGGAGGGTTCGGGAGGGTTTACAAAGGAAAGTTGGAGAAGACAGGACAG GTGGTGGCTGTGAAGCAACTTGACCGTAATGGATTACAAGGGAATAGAGAGTTTCTGGTTGAGATATTTAGGttgagtcttcttcatcatcccaaTCTTGCCAATCTCATTGGATATTGCCTTGATGGAGACCAGAGACTTCTTGTTTACGAGTTCATGCCTCTTTGTTCCCTCGAAGATCATCTCCTTG ATGTTGGAGCGGAACAACAACCACTGGATTGGAACTCTCGGATACGGATTGCCTTAGGAGCCGCAAAAGGCCTTGCGTATCTCCACGAAAAGGCAAACCCTCCGGTGATATATCGAGATTTTAAATCGTCAAATATATTGCTTAATGAAGATTTTGATGCAAAATTATCAGATTTTGGTTTGGCAAAACTTGGTTCGGTTGGAGACACACAAAATGTATCTTCCCGAGTTATAGGATCTTACGGTTATTGCGCTCCCGAGTATCAGAAAACCGGTCAGCTAACGGTTAAATCcgatgtttatagttttggaGTTGTGTTGTTGGAACTCATAACTGGTAAACGAGTTATCGATACAACGAGAACGAGTCATGAACAAAATCTAGTTACTTGG GCACAACCGATATTCAGAGAACCAAATCGATTCCCAGAGCTAGCTGACCCACTTCTCCAAGGCGAGTTCCCTGAAAAAAGTCTGAACCAATTTGTAGCAGTAGCGGCAATGTGTTTGCATGAAGAACCAATAGTTCGACCATTAATCAGTGATGTCGTCACCGCCTTGAGTTCTATGAGTGCAACAACCGGTTCACCTCCCCGTACAACGGGTAGTAATGTCCTTAAGACCGTGGAGGACCAGGGCGTGTTTTAA